One part of the Cytophagales bacterium genome encodes these proteins:
- a CDS encoding DUF433 domain-containing protein — protein sequence MDYKKIITIEPGKRGGKPCIRGMRITVYDVLEYLASGMSLDEILNDFPYLTREDILACLSYAADRERSQLVA from the coding sequence ATGGATTATAAGAAAATAATAACCATAGAACCAGGGAAGAGAGGAGGTAAGCCCTGCATCAGAGGAATGCGTATTACAGTTTATGATGTCTTAGAATATTTAGCATCTGGTATGTCATTAGATGAAATTTTGAATGACTTTCCCTATTTAACAAGAGAAGATATACTAGCCTGCCTCAGCTATGCAGCAGACAGGGAACGCTCCCAATTAGTTGCTTAA